In the genome of Daucus carota subsp. sativus chromosome 9, DH1 v3.0, whole genome shotgun sequence, the window GAGCGAGTAAAAGATAGTAACAAGATTCATATAGGATGGACTAGCTCATTGCAGAATCAAATGCAAATGCCACTGAGTTCCACATCAATGTTGTTAAATAGCATCACACATAGTACGTGTAGAGAATTGTGTGAACAGAAATCAGAACCATGGAGCTAGAAGTTTTCGTTCGTTAACTAACATTTTCCTAAATCTTCACATTTTAAAGAAACTGAAGGCACAAGATTGCTGTTCCAGCTGCAATCAGACAATGGCCGCATTGCCGCCGCCTCCAGCATATATCATGGCCTCAACTTCGTCGCCATCTCTCATGTTAAGCTATCatcaaagaaaaaaattgaatgtACATGTGAAAATCAAACTAGAAAGGAGCATGACATCAAAGGTGAAGCAAATGTACTAGACTGAATGCCAAAATATTacaatgaaaatgaagataGCCCCTACTCTGAGAAATCATCGAAAACTTGGTAACCTGTTCAATAACCTGCTCTCTACCAAAATAATTGCAACTTTATTCAAAAGGCGAGGAGTTCACTGGCAAATAAATTTGTTAGATGACCAACTCTATCAAAACCGGGGGGTTGTacacatttttattatttaaatatgtaataGTCAAAATTAGCATTTTGACGCTGTTATAATTAACTCTCTAAACCAGATTCCAAATTTCTTTAAACTTTTATCTGCAATAACCTGGAGTGCTGGCTACGCCCATAATCAAAACCTTAACGAATGATCCCCAGCTGGATCATATTTCGAGCACTCTGCTAATTGCAGAGCGGATCATCATAACAATATAATACCATGTTCGAACCAACTTTACCAAAAACATAGTTTAGCAGAAGTCGTTGTATAGATCTTacaactcaaaaaaaaaagtataaatcttacaattttattatcaaaGTAAGAGAAACTATATAGTTTTCAGAGGGTTCCACAAAGGAGTTTAATTATAAATCATCGTTAAATATATCTAAGCAAGTTACTTATGAACATCATTTAtcataaaaagattaattttcacAAAAATGATACAATTACTGTTCAAATTTTGGATGTTTCTACAGATTATGGCATTGAACAGAACGGATACAAGTTAAACTAGATTGCTGGAAGATAATATACCTCTTCAGGGGTTGCAGTAGGCGAAACTCGAGCGCCATCGATGAGGAATCGCATAGACCTGTATTCTACTTGAGCTTTGTCGCAGAACATCTTAAAGATCTTTTGCAACTTAGTGTTGCGTTTAACACTGAAATGGACCTCTTTTACCTTTCAACAAAACATTATGGGAAAGCGGTAAGTAGATCAGATACATGAGAACGAGAAGGAATCAATGGTTTTTGTTTACGCGAAAACCATAATAGATGTTAGACTAGGTTCTGTAATGGAACATCTGAGGAACACAGTTAATCTGTTATAAACTCATTTACAACTTACAAGAATACCGTTACTAATGTTACTAAATCCCCAATTCGCATTAACAGGCACACAAGAAATTAGACCTAATAAAAATAATCTTAAACATGAGTTCGTGCAATAAATAGATAAATTACCTGACTCTTGACCTTGATCGTCATAATATCATGAGATTCTTCCATCGGTCCCAAGGCTCGTTTCTTGCCTTCATTCTCTAGGGCCGTCGATGCTGGCCTCTTGCCCAGTTGTGCTccttcagatgatgatgattcAAACATTATATCCTGCAcacaatttttttgttaatagcTTCTTAAAGCATCCCTTCTGgtaaaatctctctctctcactctctccctccctctcgccctctctctctctctttctctctctcactctccctctccctcgctctcccactctctctctccctccctccctctccctctgtCTCTCTATCCATCCCTCCCTCTCagccctctctctctcactctctccctctccgtccctctctctcttcccctctctctccctctccctccccccaTCCCCCCTTCTCTCTCTTTCACACACACAagcaacataaaaaaaaaagcacacacaaattgagcagaaaaaaaaaaaaagaatcataccatgatctctctctctctcaaacacacgcacacacaatCAAAAACAGCACACAAAAATTTGAGCTGAAAGATTCATACCATGAGCTTGTTTCTCGGAAAAGCTTCAGTTATTACAAAGTATTTCTTGAAATACAGAGAAAGCTAAAGAGATGAAATGTGTATAAATGAATGTGGGTTTGGTTTGGTCAAGAAATTAAAGAAAGCTAAGGTGCTGGTGGACTTGTAATATAGGACTGCCATGACTGACAAGGAGCTAGGTATTTAAGATTACAAGCTCAAGCCTTTGTCCAGAAATGGTGTTTAGAGTAGCATAGAAGCACACTCTGACAGACTGACACACACACTCTACAAGAAACCAGTGTTTCCTCTAATGATGCTATTCTTGGTTATTGCCTTGTTGGTGATACTCCCTCTGGTTCTTTAAACTTTTCCCGTTTACTGTTCATgtgacaaattatttatttacatgGATGTTATTACATTCGTATTTACTAGTACTTTAATacgataaaatttatttaatattaatattaaattaaagatattaatgataaaaAGTGTGTTGGCAACATGATAAAGACAAACGGGAttagtatttagggacggagggagtactaaattTTACTCCCTCCCTTTCTTTATCTTAGTCGCTCTGATTTATTTCAAGTATTCTTAggtgtaataaaaaaatattctacacgttatttttcaaaaaattagttttgaataaaaatataaatgttaaatttttatttagaaaaagaaatttgaaaaaataatacgtagaaggatttttttatacacctcaaattacgtgtccAAACTCAAAGCGACTAACAttttggaacggagggagtattacaaaCTCAAGTCTAGGTTTTTCGCAGGGTgctgaaaaatgaaaaatatttttatattttctaaaaataaattattataatactatAAGAAGATTATAAAAGTGATGACCAGAGTATGTTGTCGAAACggtttttcatttatatttttattgagactccaataaattatattttataatgtttttttaattataatttttttaataaagtgtAAACGTCAAATTTGTATCGAGGGAAAAAatgttttagattttttttataaaattatactcttCTGgtcccctgagttgtatacgcAAGGGAAGTCGCACACTCACTTGCacacactttaatgctcctctaaaatatttttttataatttattttagattacttttttctaaataaaattttaattatcaaatttttattcaaaaaaa includes:
- the LOC108202518 gene encoding small ubiquitin-related modifier 2, giving the protein MDIMFESSSSEGAQLGKRPASTALENEGKKRALGPMEESHDIMTIKVKSQVKEVHFSVKRNTKLQKIFKMFCDKAQVEYRSMRFLIDGARVSPTATPEELNMRDGDEVEAMIYAGGGGNAAIV